TTTGGAAACGTTCCTTTTTtcagactaccactcccagaattcccgcGGGGCCAgaattatagtccagaaaagaaacgtttccaagctctgattttattttcccagtttgggtgtgggtgtgtgtgcgtgctgaAGTGCTGGGACTTTTCGGCGCCACAGGAAACAGCCTCCCTTGGTCTGCACTGTCAACAGTGTCCCGCAGGGCAGTGGACGTTGAACTTTTGAAGGAGGCCCGCGACGCGACGGCGGCCCgaagggaggaggagggccgCCTTTCCTCCCGCCCTCTCCGCTCGCCCCCTTTCTGAGGGGAAGCAGGCGGCTTCCCGGTCGGGGAACCGCGGCTGTTGCTGCGCCAACAGCCGACGTGGACGTGTCCCTTGTAGCTCCACCTGTTGCTTCCCTCACGTCAGGGCCCGGCGAGCTGCTCGTCGTCGCCTGCCGTTCTCCAGGGAAGGAAAAGGCGCAAAGGTATCTTCCTCGCCTTCCCAGGGTCGACCTGATTCTCCTCAGGAGGACCTCGGCGCGCCATGACCGTCGGGGAGAAGCTGAAGGCCAAATACTCACGGCGTCGTCGAGGACCCGTGGAGGATAAACTCGCCATCCTcgagaaggaagaaaagcagccgcagcaggaggaggaggaggaggcaggcgaGGGCGGGAATCCGCGGCGCTCGGCCAGTCCCCAGCCTGAGGACGGGGCCGCCTGCGCCTCG
The Pogona vitticeps strain Pit_001003342236 chromosome 1, PviZW2.1, whole genome shotgun sequence genome window above contains:
- the C1H1orf115 gene encoding required for drug-induced death protein 1 isoform X2, whose product is MTVGEKLKAKYSRRRRGPVEDKLAILEKEEKQPQQEEEEEAGEGGNPRRSASPQPEDGAACASKKVSFAILSEKYEPLGWSGEKAPAGEEARKGKKRKRKLKKYGKHLRIAASNSLAH